The Streptomyces sp. NBC_00335 DNA window GCCGCGAAGACGATCCCGAGGGTGACCTCGGACAGGCCCGCCTGCTGCGCGCCGATGCGGCCGCTGACGCCCCACAGGGCGTTCTGGGCCAGCGACCACAGCATCAGGGCCCCGGCGAGCACCACCCCGGCGCGCGGGTACGGCAGCCGCCCCGGAGCCCGTACGGCACTGTCGGCGCGCTCCGCGTGCTCCGTGCGGTCGGCCCCGTCGAGGCGGCCCGTCGCCGGCCAGCACACGAGCGCGACCAGGGCGATCGCCGCGAACGGCAGCCCGTGCCCGCCGCCGAGCCGGGGCAGGGTCAGGTACAGGGCCCCGGCCGTCGCCGACACCGACAGCAGCCCCAGCGAGGAGGTCCGGTGCGGGTCGCGCTGCGCCGCGATCCCGGAGGCGGCCACGGCGGTGGCCGTGCCCGATCCGAAGCCGCCGAGGACGGCGCCCGCGATGACGAGGGGGAGCTGCGCGGTGGCGGCCGCCGTGCCGTACCCGAGGACGGCGAGCAGCAGCCCGAGCCGGGCCAGCGGACGCGGTCCGTGGCGCCGGATGCGGGAGGCGAGGGTGAAGCCGGCGGCGGCCGAGCCGAGCAGCAGGACCGAGCCGATCAGTCCGGCCTGCGCGGGGCTCAGCGGGAGGTGGGCGTCGAGCCGGCCGACCACGGTCGGCAGCAGGTACGGGGCGACGTAACCGGAGGTGAAGAGCGCGACGAGCGGCCAGGCGGCGGGCGGCGCGGGGGTGCGGTCGGGCACGGATGTTCCAGGTGGTGCAGGTGGAGCGTGAGATTCCGCAAGAGCGCGGGGCTCATATCTATCAAGCGGCCCGATCTTCCGAGAAGGGCGTTCAGGCGGTGATCTGCGTCACACTGTTACCTGGGTCCTCCCACGAGGGAGGGCCTGACGGCGGACGTGAGTTAAGCCAAGTGAAGAAACGACCCGCCAAGATTCACCACGTGCGCCGAACCGAACGGGGAGTACATCGTGACCAGTCGCAGCAGCCGGGACAGCCTCGACTCCGCCGTGGACCCCCTCGGTCCGCTGCGCGACCCCCAAGAACCCGGCTGCGACGTCTTCCTGACGGGCACGGTCTTCCTCGACATCATCTTCACCGGCCTCGACTCGGCCCCCGTGCGCGGCACGGAATCCTGGGCGCGCGGCATGGGGTCCAGCCCCGGCGGCGTCGCCAACATGGCCACCGCCCTCGCCCGGCTCGGTCTGCGCACCTCCCTGGCCGCCGCCTTCGGGGACGACCACTACGGGGAGTACTGCTGGGACGCCCTCGAACAGGGCGAGGGCATCGACCTGTCGATGTCACGGACCGTGCCGGGCTGGCACAGCCCCGTCACCGTCTCGATGGCGTACGAGGGCGAGCGCACGATGGTTTCCCACGGCCACGAGGCCCCGCTCCCGGCGGACCCGGGCCCGTTCCCCCAGTGCCCTCCCCGCGCCCGCGCGGCGGTGGCCTCCCTCGGCCCGGGCGGCGGCGAGGCCTGGGTCGCCGAGGCGGCCCGCCGCGGGGCCAGGGTGTTCGCCGACGTCGGCTGGGACGACAGCGGGCGCTGGGACCTGGGGGCGCTCGCAGACCTGGAGCACTGCGAGGCCTTCCTGCCCAACGCGGGGGAGGCGATGGCGTACACGCGCACCGACTGCCCGCGCGCGGCGGCCCGGGCGCTGGCCGAGAAGGTGCCGATCGCGGTGGTGACGATGGGCTCCGAGGGCTCGTACGCGGTGGACGGGCGGACCGGGGAGACGGCCGAGGTCCCCGCGATCGCGGTCGACGCCCTGGACCCGACCGGCGCGGGCGACGTG harbors:
- a CDS encoding MFS transporter, with product MPDRTPAPPAAWPLVALFTSGYVAPYLLPTVVGRLDAHLPLSPAQAGLIGSVLLLGSAAAGFTLASRIRRHGPRPLARLGLLLAVLGYGTAAATAQLPLVIAGAVLGGFGSGTATAVAASGIAAQRDPHRTSSLGLLSVSATAGALYLTLPRLGGGHGLPFAAIALVALVCWPATGRLDGADRTEHAERADSAVRAPGRLPYPRAGVVLAGALMLWSLAQNALWGVSGRIGAQQAGLSEVTLGIVFAAALGAGLLGVTAASALGARLGRAVPVGVGTAVIACCVVLASHARDLGSFAAGEILWNAVYPVVLSYAIGLAAALDPLGRWAVLVGSASSLGVACGPVTGSLLAEGAGFPGMGLVLGGLLLAVAGPMAAVALHVGGRPLTPGSVRRRGGAPAAVLAAGAGTPAGSVPRVGAQELEVVELARLRARPLRLPPLRVLLLSPAASRRARERPRRRIRTGV
- a CDS encoding carbohydrate kinase family protein; this translates as MVTSRSSRDSLDSAVDPLGPLRDPQEPGCDVFLTGTVFLDIIFTGLDSAPVRGTESWARGMGSSPGGVANMATALARLGLRTSLAAAFGDDHYGEYCWDALEQGEGIDLSMSRTVPGWHSPVTVSMAYEGERTMVSHGHEAPLPADPGPFPQCPPRARAAVASLGPGGGEAWVAEAARRGARVFADVGWDDSGRWDLGALADLEHCEAFLPNAGEAMAYTRTDCPRAAARALAEKVPIAVVTMGSEGSYAVDGRTGETAEVPAIAVDALDPTGAGDVYVAGFLTGTLAEWPLADRLAFAGLTAALSVQEFGGSLSAPGWPEVAHWWRTAPEALRGRYGFLDDLVPRAAAPASRRRAVPTIGFRQSA